From the genome of Blautia pseudococcoides, one region includes:
- a CDS encoding YoaK family protein, producing MKPAVKPAVKPRQMSESMPLAIFLTLAGGFQDAYSYNCRGRVFANAQTGNIVLLGQNLAQGHWRAAFHYFIPLCAFLLGVYITERVHHRFRANEKIHWRQVILLIESLLLVITGFLPQTLNISANALMSFACAMQVNSFRKFHGLPCATTMCIGNIRSATEMLCRYHITKDKTLRRKSIHYYFVILIFAIGATAGALITSVLGSPAIWTAACLLLAGFVLMFMKEQPEP from the coding sequence ATGAAACCAGCAGTCAAACCAGCGGTGAAACCCCGTCAAATGTCAGAGTCCATGCCCCTTGCTATATTTCTAACCCTGGCCGGCGGTTTCCAGGATGCTTATTCCTACAACTGCCGCGGCAGGGTCTTTGCCAATGCCCAAACCGGAAACATTGTCCTGCTGGGGCAAAACCTGGCTCAGGGCCATTGGAGAGCAGCATTTCACTATTTTATTCCTCTCTGCGCATTCCTTCTGGGTGTCTACATCACAGAACGTGTGCACCACCGTTTCCGAGCAAACGAAAAAATCCACTGGAGGCAGGTGATTCTTCTGATAGAATCGCTCCTGCTGGTCATTACCGGTTTTCTTCCGCAGACCCTGAATATAAGTGCCAATGCCCTTATGTCCTTTGCCTGTGCCATGCAGGTCAACAGTTTCCGAAAATTTCATGGCCTGCCCTGTGCCACTACCATGTGTATCGGCAACATCCGCAGCGCCACGGAAATGCTCTGCAGATATCACATAACAAAAGACAAAACACTAAGGCGGAAAAGCATCCACTATTATTTTGTGATCCTGATTTTCGCCATAGGTGCAACTGCAGGAGCACTGATCACATCAGTTCTTGGCAGTCCCGCTATCTGGACAGCCGCGTGTCTTCTTCTGGCAGGTTTTGTACTCATGTTTATGAAAGAGCAGCCGGAGCCATAA
- a CDS encoding translation factor GTPase family protein produces the protein MKTNKLAVGILAHVDAGKTTLAESILYLTGSIRKPGRVDHQDAFLDTYDLERERGITIFSKQAEVKLGEKEATLLDTPGHVDFSAEMERTLQVLDYAVLVISGADGVQGHVQTLWRLLTRYKIPVFLFINKMDQEGTDRRKLLEELQKRLDERCIVFDDNEDREAFFENLAMSDEAVLEKYLSDAAVEPGEIIRLIRERKVFPIYFGSALKIDGVEEFLQGLDTYTACPDHPEEFGARVYKIARDAQGARLTYMKITGGTLKVKQMLTNRREGKESSEEIWEEKADQLRIYSGAGFRTISQAPAGTVCAVTGLLRTFCGQGLGAETEAELPLLEPVLTYQIQIPPECDVHQMYLKLRQLEEEEPELHIVWEEQSNEIHAQVMGEVQIEILKRLIAERFDTEVEFGAGSIVYKETITEPVEGVGHFEPLRHYAEVHLLMEPGERGSGLQFEAACSEDILERNWQRLVLTHLEEKRHRGVLTGSEITDMKITLVTGRAHLKHTEGGDFRQATYRAVRHGLKCTASLLLEPVYEYRLEIPSDKVGRALSDIQKMYGTFSGPVIEGDMTILTGTAPVSAMRDYQTEVAAYTKGHGRLSCSLKGYEPCHNAEEVIREKAYDSEKDTENPTGSVFCSHGAGYVVCWDKVRDYMHLDSGIRLEKKEKPVQEQSIRTSRQTFQSRGPADEKELEEIFTRTYGTAKKERDPFNRKRTVSAATSSPREYKPKKQGTEEEYLLVDGYNIIFAWEELRDLANAGIEAARNKLMDILSNYQGYKKNTLILVYDAYKVEGNTGEVMKYHNIYVVYTKEAETADQYIEKTVHEIGRKHRVTVATSDALEQIIILGQGASRLSAAGLKEEIRAADIEIRSNYLNQGQNGKNYLFDHLSDELQGLMEDVRMGRKKL, from the coding sequence GGAAGTGAAGCTGGGAGAAAAAGAAGCGACACTTCTGGACACGCCCGGGCATGTGGACTTTTCTGCGGAGATGGAGAGAACCCTGCAGGTGCTGGACTATGCGGTGCTGGTCATCAGCGGAGCGGACGGTGTGCAGGGACATGTGCAGACTCTGTGGAGGCTTTTGACAAGGTACAAAATTCCTGTATTCCTGTTTATCAATAAAATGGACCAGGAAGGAACTGACAGACGGAAGCTTCTGGAGGAACTGCAGAAGCGCCTGGATGAAAGATGTATCGTCTTTGATGACAATGAGGATAGAGAGGCTTTTTTCGAGAATCTAGCCATGAGTGATGAGGCTGTACTGGAAAAATACCTGTCTGACGCCGCGGTGGAGCCGGGAGAAATCATCCGGCTGATCCGGGAACGGAAAGTATTCCCCATCTATTTTGGCTCTGCCCTGAAAATAGATGGGGTGGAGGAGTTTTTGCAGGGGCTGGATACTTATACAGCTTGTCCGGATCATCCGGAGGAATTCGGTGCCAGAGTTTATAAGATAGCCAGGGATGCCCAGGGTGCCCGTCTGACGTATATGAAGATCACAGGCGGTACCCTGAAAGTAAAGCAGATGCTGACAAACCGCCGGGAAGGAAAGGAAAGCAGTGAGGAGATCTGGGAGGAAAAAGCGGATCAGCTCCGCATCTACTCCGGTGCCGGTTTCCGCACCATCAGCCAGGCCCCGGCAGGTACGGTCTGTGCGGTGACAGGGCTTTTGAGGACGTTCTGCGGTCAGGGACTGGGCGCTGAGACTGAGGCGGAGCTGCCTCTTCTGGAGCCGGTTCTCACTTATCAAATCCAGATCCCGCCGGAATGTGATGTGCACCAGATGTATTTGAAGCTCCGCCAGCTGGAGGAGGAGGAACCGGAACTGCACATTGTCTGGGAAGAACAATCCAATGAGATCCATGCCCAGGTCATGGGAGAGGTACAGATAGAAATACTAAAACGTCTGATCGCGGAACGCTTTGACACGGAGGTGGAATTTGGCGCAGGAAGCATAGTCTATAAAGAAACCATTACAGAACCGGTGGAAGGTGTGGGGCATTTTGAACCCCTCCGCCACTATGCGGAGGTGCATCTTCTGATGGAGCCGGGGGAGCGGGGCAGCGGCCTTCAGTTTGAGGCTGCCTGCAGTGAGGATATCCTGGAACGGAACTGGCAGCGCCTGGTGCTGACACATCTGGAGGAAAAACGCCACAGAGGTGTACTGACAGGTTCAGAGATCACGGATATGAAAATCACGCTGGTCACAGGACGGGCCCATTTGAAACATACAGAGGGCGGCGATTTCCGGCAGGCCACTTATCGAGCCGTGCGTCATGGACTGAAATGTACAGCCAGCCTCCTGCTGGAACCGGTCTATGAATACAGACTGGAAATCCCTTCCGATAAGGTGGGCAGGGCACTTTCGGACATCCAGAAAATGTATGGTACATTTTCCGGGCCGGTCATAGAAGGAGATATGACCATACTGACGGGTACCGCTCCTGTATCTGCCATGCGGGATTACCAGACAGAGGTGGCTGCCTACACCAAAGGCCACGGACGGCTCTCCTGCTCACTGAAGGGGTACGAACCCTGTCACAATGCGGAGGAAGTGATCCGGGAAAAAGCCTATGATTCCGAAAAAGACACAGAAAATCCCACTGGCTCTGTATTTTGTTCGCACGGCGCCGGTTATGTGGTATGCTGGGACAAGGTGCGGGACTATATGCATCTGGACAGTGGGATTCGCCTGGAAAAAAAGGAAAAGCCCGTGCAGGAACAATCCATCCGGACATCCCGCCAGACGTTCCAAAGCCGCGGTCCGGCAGATGAAAAAGAGCTGGAAGAAATATTTACCCGCACCTATGGAACTGCAAAGAAAGAGAGAGATCCATTTAACAGAAAGCGAACGGTCAGTGCGGCAACTTCTTCCCCCAGGGAATACAAACCTAAAAAACAGGGGACGGAGGAAGAATATCTGCTGGTGGACGGCTACAATATTATATTTGCGTGGGAAGAATTAAGAGACCTAGCCAATGCCGGCATTGAAGCTGCCAGGAACAAACTCATGGATATTCTCAGCAACTATCAGGGATATAAGAAAAATACCCTGATTCTCGTATACGACGCCTACAAAGTGGAAGGCAATACAGGTGAGGTGATGAAATATCACAATATCTATGTGGTATACACAAAAGAAGCGGAGACAGCAGACCAGTATATTGAAAAGACCGTACACGAGATTGGAAGGAAACACCGGGTCACAGTAGCAACCTCTGACGCCTTGGAGCAGATCATCATTCTGGGACAAGGCGCAAGCCGCCTTTCAGCCGCAGGACTAAAAGAGGAAATCCGGGCTGCAGATATTGAAATCAGAAGCAATTATCTGAACCAGGGCCAGAATGGGAAAAACTATTTATTTGACCATCTGTCAGATGAACTGCAGGGCTTGATGGAGGACGTCAGAATGGGGAGGAAGAAGCTGTAG
- a CDS encoding LysR family transcriptional regulator: protein MNVTYDYYKIFYYVVKYHSFTKAASVLMNSQPNITRSMNNLEHELGCRLLLRSNRGVKLTPEGEKLFRHVALAVEQIQAGEEELRMEQTLKSGQVSVGASETALHGLLLHKLGEFHREYPGVRIRISNQTTPQAILALKNGTVDFAVITNPSGIRRPLKETPLKKFREILVGGPQFSGLSEKTWNLGDLKSYSFVCMDKKSRSYELYGDFFLEHGLTLEPDLEAATMDQVLLMVKNGLGIGFLPEEFARDALDKNEIFRIPLHGEPPKRSICLIQDMERPLSVAAKKLTELLCSPDTTASSSPF, encoded by the coding sequence ATGAATGTGACTTATGATTATTATAAAATTTTTTATTATGTGGTTAAGTATCATAGCTTTACAAAGGCGGCTTCTGTTCTGATGAATAGTCAGCCGAATATTACCCGGTCTATGAATAACCTGGAGCACGAACTGGGATGCAGGCTTTTGCTTCGCTCTAACAGGGGCGTTAAGCTCACACCGGAGGGGGAGAAGCTTTTCAGACATGTAGCCTTGGCTGTGGAACAGATCCAGGCCGGGGAGGAAGAATTGAGAATGGAGCAGACTCTTAAAAGCGGCCAGGTTTCTGTTGGAGCCAGTGAAACAGCACTGCATGGACTGCTTTTGCATAAGCTGGGGGAGTTCCACAGGGAATACCCCGGCGTAAGGATACGGATATCAAATCAGACAACACCTCAGGCCATACTTGCTTTAAAAAATGGTACGGTAGATTTTGCGGTTATCACAAATCCGTCTGGTATCCGCAGACCTTTAAAGGAGACACCACTGAAAAAGTTCAGGGAAATCCTTGTGGGCGGACCGCAGTTTTCCGGACTTTCAGAAAAAACATGGAATCTTGGAGATCTGAAATCTTACTCTTTTGTCTGTATGGATAAGAAGTCCAGAAGCTATGAATTGTATGGGGACTTTTTTCTGGAACATGGGCTGACCCTGGAACCGGATCTGGAGGCGGCTACTATGGATCAGGTACTCCTGATGGTAAAAAACGGCCTTGGGATCGGCTTTCTCCCTGAGGAATTTGCCAGAGATGCATTGGATAAAAATGAAATTTTCCGGATCCCTCTGCATGGGGAACCGCCGAAACGCTCCATATGCCTGATACAGGATATGGAGCGCCCGCTCAGTGTTGCAGCCAAAAAGCTGACAGAACTTTTGTGCAGCCCGGATACTACAGCTTCTTCCTCCCCATTCTGA